A portion of the Paenibacillus hamazuiensis genome contains these proteins:
- the yabQ gene encoding spore cortex biosynthesis protein YabQ produces MSLEVQFVTLGMMFLGGLALGVLYDLYRVLSDRLNVPNWVLAILDIVYWLVGTVLVFRLLYASNHGQVRIFIFIGLVIGILFYFSFLSRMTIRFICFMIKVVQAAIRIGKRTIDIFIVTPILFLYRCVIILFGFLMALAIFLYKFVLQLLYPFWRLFAWLAKPLIRWVKSWRWLQAVIRTLGAWWRRWFGPKEPG; encoded by the coding sequence GTGAGTCTGGAGGTTCAATTCGTCACGCTAGGCATGATGTTTTTGGGTGGACTGGCCCTGGGGGTGCTTTACGATCTTTACCGGGTGCTGTCGGACCGGCTGAACGTACCGAACTGGGTGCTGGCCATCCTGGACATCGTGTATTGGCTTGTCGGGACAGTCCTTGTGTTCCGCCTGCTTTATGCCAGCAATCACGGCCAGGTCCGCATTTTTATTTTTATCGGACTGGTCATAGGCATATTGTTTTATTTTTCGTTCTTAAGCAGGATGACAATCCGCTTCATCTGCTTTATGATAAAAGTGGTGCAGGCTGCCATTCGGATCGGCAAACGCACCATTGACATTTTCATCGTAACCCCGATATTATTTTTATACAGATGTGTAATCATCCTGTTCGGATTTTTAATGGCGCTGGCTATTTTCTTGTACAAGTTTGTGCTACAATTGCTGTATCCGTTTTGGCGATTGTTCGCATGGCTCGCCAAACCGCTCATTCGCTGGGTTAAGTCGTGGCGTTGGCTCCAAGCTGTCATTCGAACTCTCGGTGCGTGGTGGCGCCGCTGGTTCGGCCCGAAAGAACCGGGTTAA
- a CDS encoding HU family DNA-binding protein: MNKTDLINNIATKSGLTKKDVEAVLNSFLGEITDALSTGDKVQLIGFGTFETRKRSGRTGRNPQTGKAITIPESKVPAFKAGNKLKEAVK, from the coding sequence ATGAACAAAACAGATCTGATCAACAACATTGCTACAAAAAGCGGTTTGACGAAGAAAGATGTCGAAGCGGTACTTAACAGCTTCCTCGGAGAAATTACCGACGCGCTCTCTACCGGCGACAAAGTTCAGCTGATTGGCTTCGGCACTTTCGAAACTCGCAAGCGTTCCGGACGCACGGGCCGCAACCCGCAAACGGGCAAAGCGATCACGATCCCGGAATCCAAAGTTCCGGCTTTCAAAGCAGGCAACAAACTTAAAGAAGCTGTGAAGTAA
- a CDS encoding S1 domain-containing RNA-binding protein — MAIEVGSKLEGKVTGITHFGAFVELSEGVTGLVHISEIADNYVKDVNDHLKLNDKVIVKVINVDKDGKIGLSIKQAVDKPVEAKPARPERFGGGGREGGDRGGFRGDRGGRPFKPQANKMSFEDKMSRFLKDSEERISSLKKNTEGKRGGRGARRD; from the coding sequence ATGGCAATTGAAGTGGGCAGCAAGCTGGAGGGAAAGGTGACAGGCATTACGCACTTCGGAGCGTTTGTCGAGCTATCCGAAGGTGTCACCGGCCTTGTTCACATCTCGGAGATCGCGGACAACTATGTCAAGGATGTTAACGATCATTTGAAGCTGAACGACAAGGTTATCGTAAAAGTGATCAATGTGGACAAGGATGGCAAGATCGGGTTATCGATCAAGCAAGCTGTTGACAAACCCGTGGAGGCCAAGCCCGCTCGGCCAGAAAGATTCGGCGGTGGTGGAAGGGAAGGCGGCGATCGCGGAGGTTTCCGTGGGGACCGCGGAGGCAGACCTTTCAAACCGCAAGCAAACAAAATGTCGTTCGAAGACAAGATGTCCCGGTTTCTTAAGGACAGCGAAGAACGGATTTCCTCTCTCAAGAAAAATACCGAAGGCAAACGCGGCGGCAGAGGCGCCAGACGCGATTAA
- the yabP gene encoding sporulation protein YabP, producing MMDPNKAAKRQEIKMLNRKLLEISGVRNVESFDSEEFLLETDLGFLMIKGTNLHIKNLNLEQGLVAIEGMVNELAYVDANSQGKTKGFFGKLFK from the coding sequence ATGATGGATCCGAACAAAGCTGCCAAGCGCCAGGAGATCAAGATGCTCAATCGCAAGCTGCTGGAAATTTCCGGTGTCCGGAATGTGGAAAGCTTCGACAGCGAGGAGTTTTTGCTGGAAACGGATCTTGGCTTCCTGATGATCAAAGGCACCAATTTGCATATCAAAAATTTGAACCTGGAGCAGGGGCTCGTTGCCATTGAGGGGATGGTTAATGAGTTGGCTTACGTGGATGCAAACTCCCAGGGAAAAACCAAGGGATTTTTCGGTAAGCTGTTTAAGTGA
- a CDS encoding putative polysaccharide biosynthesis protein, whose product MAKKADPRGGRGAGGGTLLKGAAVLGAAAIVSKLIGTMQKIPLQNMAGDAVFGIYNAVYPLYIMILFLATAGFPLVVSKFVSEQVAARRYGEARRVLFVATGVLMCTGVMFFLFLYFGSGWLARLIGAEQTETAIRSVSFALLIVPVMSALRGYYQGYQNMLPTAASQVAEQFVRVAAMFSLLIVLTHAGYGPTWIAAGATFGSVPGAAAGLAVMLWFWRKEKRPRAKSAAMRRDDPGGGPGAMKPGREDAAPSPAEAIVPPGTAIGADALLPGASPEPAGDATLVGVSAPPVESTWKLVRRLTAYALPICLGTIAMPILTLVDSLTMPRLLKAASGDEAAALYQFGLYNHGLPLVQLVGMIASSMSAALVPAIADAKWRGEAEAIRRRTEVAVRLTWFIGLGAAFGIAALAVPLNVMFYKTAEGSTAMAILGFTALLATLNIVAGSVLQGCGAVVAPALYLLVAAALKVAGNVLLMPRWGIDGAAVSAVAAYLAAGGLALAHVLRVTGVAFSLAAYVYRPLVAVAAMAAALIALQAAAGGFFAPGRGAATAVSLAGVLVGALLYGLALLRTGAIRENELLLVPGLKPKHMELLRKFRLSP is encoded by the coding sequence ATGGCAAAAAAAGCGGATCCCCGCGGCGGGCGGGGAGCGGGAGGCGGCACGCTGCTGAAGGGGGCGGCGGTGCTCGGAGCGGCGGCGATCGTCTCCAAGCTGATCGGCACGATGCAAAAAATACCGCTGCAAAACATGGCCGGCGATGCGGTATTCGGGATATACAACGCCGTTTACCCGCTGTACATCATGATTTTATTTTTGGCGACGGCGGGTTTCCCGCTGGTTGTTTCGAAATTCGTCTCCGAGCAGGTCGCGGCGCGGCGGTACGGAGAAGCGAGGCGCGTCTTGTTTGTAGCGACGGGCGTGCTGATGTGTACGGGCGTTATGTTTTTTCTTTTCTTGTATTTCGGCTCGGGGTGGCTGGCCCGGCTGATCGGTGCTGAACAGACGGAAACGGCGATCCGCAGCGTCTCCTTCGCGCTTCTGATTGTGCCGGTCATGTCGGCGCTGCGCGGATATTACCAAGGCTATCAGAACATGCTGCCGACGGCTGCATCTCAGGTGGCGGAGCAGTTTGTCCGGGTCGCTGCGATGTTCAGCCTGCTGATTGTGCTGACGCACGCCGGATACGGGCCGACATGGATCGCCGCGGGGGCCACTTTCGGCTCGGTGCCCGGGGCGGCGGCAGGCCTCGCGGTGATGCTGTGGTTTTGGCGCAAGGAGAAGCGGCCGCGAGCGAAATCCGCAGCGATGCGTCGTGATGATCCGGGCGGCGGCCCCGGGGCGATGAAGCCGGGGCGCGAAGACGCAGCGCCTTCGCCGGCAGAGGCGATTGTACCGCCTGGAACGGCAATCGGCGCGGATGCGCTTCTGCCGGGAGCTTCGCCGGAACCGGCGGGCGATGCGACGCTCGTCGGCGTTTCCGCTCCGCCCGTCGAAAGCACGTGGAAGCTCGTCCGCCGCTTGACGGCTTATGCGCTTCCGATCTGCCTCGGGACGATCGCCATGCCGATCCTGACGCTGGTCGACTCGCTTACGATGCCGCGGCTGCTGAAAGCGGCATCCGGGGACGAAGCCGCTGCGCTGTATCAGTTCGGCCTATACAACCACGGCCTGCCGCTCGTGCAGCTCGTCGGGATGATCGCATCGTCGATGTCGGCGGCGCTTGTGCCGGCGATTGCCGATGCCAAATGGCGCGGCGAGGCCGAGGCGATTCGCCGGCGGACGGAAGTCGCGGTACGCCTCACCTGGTTCATCGGCCTCGGCGCCGCGTTCGGGATCGCGGCGCTGGCGGTGCCGCTGAACGTGATGTTTTACAAAACGGCGGAAGGCTCGACGGCGATGGCCATTCTCGGCTTCACCGCGCTGCTCGCCACGCTGAACATCGTGGCGGGCAGCGTGCTGCAGGGCTGCGGGGCGGTCGTCGCGCCGGCCTTGTACCTGCTCGTTGCCGCCGCCCTTAAGGTGGCGGGCAACGTGCTTCTCATGCCGCGCTGGGGCATCGACGGCGCGGCCGTGTCCGCCGTCGCCGCGTACCTCGCGGCGGGCGGGCTTGCCCTGGCGCACGTGCTGCGCGTCACGGGCGTCGCGTTTTCGCTCGCGGCGTACGTGTACCGCCCGCTCGTCGCCGTCGCCGCGATGGCCGCGGCGCTCATCGCGCTGCAAGCCGCAGCCGGCGGCTTTTTCGCGCCCGGCCGCGGGGCGGCGACGGCGGTATCGCTCGCCGGCGTGCTCGTCGGCGCGCTGCTGTACGGCCTCGCGCTGCTGCGCACCGGCGCGATCCGCGAGAACGAGCTGCTGCTCGTTCCGGGGCTTAAGCCGAAACATATGGAGCTTTTGCGAAAATTTCGTCTTAGCCCCTGA
- the mazG gene encoding nucleoside triphosphate pyrophosphohydrolase: MGSKQITVIGLGSGDAEQLTLGIWRRLQAARHLFLRTDKHPVVDWLNEQGISYTSFDNVYERHSTFEAVYEAIADELVRQAAELDGELLYAVPGHPMVAERTVQLLKEMCPQEGIGLTILGGESFLEQAFLRFGFDPVEGFQLLDGSMLDRQSLNPRLHTVITQVYDTFTASDVKLTLMDLYPDDFEVVVGHQLGVTGEERIERVPLYEVDRIQGYGNLSLVWVPKTDREDVTNRTFARLHEIVQILRSPEGCPWDREQTHASLRKNLIEEAYEVIETIEEDDPDHMREELGDLLLQVMLHAQIEDDEGGFNVFDVIAELNEKLLRRHPHVFGEKSAENADEALENWQEIKQEEKRKKGIDLEEQSVLDGIPRELPGLMRAWKLQKKAASVGFDWNKADEVWATVEQELAELKEAMAAGDAENQKEELGDVLFSMVNLARFLKADPEEALSLTNRKFLQRFQYIERQLRLKGKQIAQTDLLEMESLWQEAKKVLKNDIS; encoded by the coding sequence ATGGGTTCGAAGCAAATTACCGTCATCGGCCTTGGTTCGGGAGATGCGGAGCAGTTAACCCTCGGCATTTGGAGGCGGCTGCAGGCAGCAAGACACCTTTTTCTGCGAACGGACAAACATCCTGTCGTAGATTGGCTGAACGAGCAAGGCATAAGTTACACCTCTTTCGACAATGTGTATGAGCGGCATTCGACATTTGAGGCGGTTTATGAAGCGATTGCGGACGAGCTTGTAAGGCAGGCTGCGGAGTTGGACGGGGAATTGCTTTATGCGGTGCCGGGCCATCCGATGGTTGCGGAACGGACGGTGCAGCTGCTGAAGGAAATGTGTCCGCAGGAAGGCATCGGGCTCACGATTCTGGGTGGGGAAAGCTTTCTGGAGCAAGCGTTTTTGCGGTTTGGCTTCGATCCGGTAGAAGGTTTTCAACTGCTTGACGGCAGTATGCTCGACAGGCAGTCGCTGAATCCGAGACTGCATACGGTCATTACCCAGGTGTACGATACCTTTACCGCTTCCGATGTGAAGCTGACACTGATGGACCTGTATCCGGACGATTTCGAGGTTGTGGTCGGGCATCAGTTGGGGGTAACCGGAGAAGAGCGAATAGAGCGTGTTCCGTTGTATGAAGTGGACCGGATTCAAGGCTATGGCAATTTGTCGCTCGTCTGGGTTCCGAAGACGGACCGGGAGGACGTGACCAACCGGACGTTTGCGCGGCTGCACGAAATCGTGCAAATTTTGCGCAGCCCTGAAGGCTGCCCGTGGGACCGCGAGCAGACGCACGCGTCGCTTCGCAAAAATTTGATCGAGGAAGCGTACGAGGTGATCGAAACGATCGAAGAGGACGACCCGGACCATATGCGCGAGGAGCTCGGTGACCTGCTGCTGCAGGTGATGCTGCACGCGCAGATCGAAGACGACGAAGGCGGCTTCAACGTGTTTGACGTGATCGCCGAGCTGAACGAGAAGCTTCTTCGCCGGCATCCGCACGTTTTCGGGGAAAAATCTGCGGAAAACGCCGATGAGGCGCTCGAAAATTGGCAGGAAATCAAGCAGGAGGAGAAGCGGAAGAAAGGCATCGACCTCGAGGAACAGTCCGTGCTGGATGGCATCCCCCGGGAGCTGCCCGGCCTGATGAGAGCGTGGAAGCTGCAAAAGAAAGCGGCCTCTGTCGGATTCGACTGGAACAAGGCGGACGAAGTGTGGGCGACCGTGGAGCAGGAGCTGGCGGAGCTTAAAGAAGCGATGGCCGCGGGCGATGCCGAGAATCAGAAGGAAGAGCTGGGCGACGTGCTGTTTTCCATGGTGAACCTGGCCCGGTTTCTAAAGGCCGACCCGGAAGAAGCCCTTTCGCTGACCAACCGAAAATTTTTGCAAAGATTTCAATATATTGAGAGACAGCTGCGTTTAAAAGGAAAACAAATTGCACAAACTGATCTATTAGAGATGGAGTCTTTGTGGCAGGAAGCAAAAAAAGTTTTGAAAAACGACATAAGCTAG
- a CDS encoding RNA-binding S4 domain-containing protein, with protein MRLDKFLKVSRLIKRRTVAKDVSDQGRVLVNGREAKPSSTIKVGDELTIQFGQKSITVRVEQLTESTRKEDAANMYTVLKEESHKNESWI; from the coding sequence ATGCGGCTTGACAAGTTTCTGAAGGTGTCCCGTCTCATCAAGCGCCGTACGGTGGCGAAAGATGTATCCGATCAGGGAAGAGTTCTCGTGAACGGACGGGAAGCCAAACCGAGCAGCACGATCAAGGTTGGCGACGAGCTGACGATCCAGTTCGGGCAGAAGAGCATTACGGTCCGGGTCGAGCAGCTTACGGAGTCGACCCGCAAGGAAGACGCCGCTAACATGTACACTGTGCTTAAAGAAGAATCGCACAAAAACGAATCTTGGATATAA
- a CDS encoding peptidylprolyl isomerase yields the protein MQRNNKRFRGLAALIALMLVFTVASGCAKKTDTAKTDEAASAGKPTDVIVTYKDGGKITRGEFDTFLNINKFFNPQFAQFATDPAFQQDMMKQLVTFRVLASRADDKAKAEGDKKAKEQMDTINMYFGAQQGGLEEKLKAANITTQDVESFVKQSMYAVSSAESKVTDLQVKDAYDKKLAANSHLYDIATVRHILVVTNDPATGKETRSKEEALARAKEVQDKLNKGGDFDALAKEYSDDPGSRDKGGKYENEEISQWDPAFGKAAAELPLNTISDPVESSFGYHIMKVEARSSKSFDDVKGSIRSELAETQIYDFFEKELPGLIETNKLPKPEEKKPDAAPGGSAPASPAPAGK from the coding sequence ATGCAGCGAAATAACAAACGATTTAGGGGGCTTGCTGCCCTTATCGCACTCATGCTCGTTTTTACCGTGGCATCCGGGTGCGCGAAGAAGACGGATACCGCGAAAACGGACGAGGCCGCATCCGCCGGCAAGCCGACCGATGTGATCGTGACTTATAAGGATGGCGGGAAAATTACGCGCGGAGAATTTGACACGTTTTTAAATATCAACAAGTTTTTCAACCCGCAATTTGCGCAGTTCGCCACAGACCCGGCGTTCCAGCAGGACATGATGAAGCAGCTCGTTACGTTCAGGGTGCTCGCTTCCCGCGCCGACGACAAGGCGAAGGCGGAAGGGGACAAAAAAGCGAAGGAACAAATGGATACGATCAACATGTACTTCGGGGCCCAGCAAGGGGGACTGGAGGAGAAGCTGAAAGCGGCGAATATCACAACCCAGGATGTGGAAAGCTTCGTCAAACAAAGCATGTATGCTGTCTCCTCGGCAGAAAGCAAAGTGACGGACCTGCAGGTGAAGGACGCCTATGATAAAAAGCTGGCCGCAAACAGCCATCTTTACGACATCGCCACCGTTCGCCATATTCTGGTCGTTACGAATGACCCTGCAACGGGCAAAGAAACCCGCAGCAAGGAGGAGGCGCTTGCCCGGGCCAAGGAAGTGCAGGACAAGCTGAATAAAGGCGGGGATTTCGACGCGCTCGCCAAGGAATATTCCGACGATCCCGGCTCCAGGGACAAAGGCGGCAAGTACGAAAATGAGGAAATTTCCCAATGGGACCCCGCTTTCGGCAAGGCGGCGGCGGAGCTTCCGCTGAACACAATCAGCGATCCGGTCGAAAGCTCGTTCGGGTACCACATCATGAAAGTGGAAGCGAGATCGAGCAAATCGTTCGACGATGTGAAGGGCAGCATCCGGTCGGAGCTGGCGGAAACGCAAATTTACGACTTTTTCGAGAAGGAGCTTCCGGGCCTTATCGAGACGAACAAACTTCCGAAGCCGGAAGAGAAGAAACCGGACGCCGCTCCTGGCGGCAGTGCGCCGGCATCTCCGGCGCCAGCCGGCAAATAA
- the spoIIE gene encoding stage II sporulation protein E, whose product MMKKITERISGLFAENRLVQAVVAKKWSMLLLVMGFLLGRAMILEQLSPFAIAYFGVMYFLRRELLLWIGLFLAAGSLFSIAPSHTGYIVTEMAVFFLIQKGLEKFERSDISYAPMIVFFSAFTVQLFSYAVAAELTWYTLMLAGVESALSFILTLIFVQAIPVFTLTRKNYHLKNEEVICLIILLASVMTGTVGWMIGSVTLEHVLSRYLILLFALVGGAPLGASVGVITGLILSLANANAIYQMSLLAFAGMLAGLLKEGNRWAVAIGMMLGSSILSVYIGSQADIMQSMWESGFAVLMFLLTPRSMIQMLAKYVPGTQENLKSQHDYAKRVRDITASRVQQFSEVFRQLSRSFKQITADTQPVQKEEEVGHFMNSVAERSCAGCRKRGTCWDQRFYHTYKLMTDMMTEVELNPALTVRELNPDWKKACIKPDQVLNVMKQQYDLYKNDQHWKKQIIDSRQLVADQLSGVSQVMEDLAKEIQREGQELFLQEEQIRHSLEELGLSIHSIDIISLDEGNVEIEIVHQYTRGFDECRKIIAPLLSEILGEHIAVKDEQPLAKRQGYSTVVFGSAKEYEIETGVAGAAKGGELLSGDSFSTVELGNGKFAVALSDGMGNGERARAESSTALTILQQLLQSGMDEKLAIKSVNSVLMLRSSDEVYATVDVALIDQYNAHTTFLKIGSTPSFIKRGSEVLPITANNLPVGIVDDIDVDLVSLPLQSGDMLIMMTDGIYDAPGHAVNKEMWMKRVIQEIDAESPQDFADVLLERVVRQHHGEIVDDMTVIVAKVEKYKPEWATFRWPGMTKIERPKTVS is encoded by the coding sequence ATGATGAAGAAGATAACGGAACGCATATCCGGCCTATTTGCAGAGAATCGTTTGGTACAAGCCGTCGTCGCCAAAAAATGGTCGATGCTGCTGCTCGTCATGGGATTTCTGCTTGGCCGGGCGATGATTCTTGAGCAGCTTTCCCCGTTCGCTATCGCTTACTTCGGAGTAATGTATTTTCTGCGCAGGGAGCTTCTTCTATGGATAGGCTTGTTTCTTGCAGCCGGCAGCCTTTTTTCCATCGCCCCGAGCCATACGGGGTACATCGTGACGGAGATGGCAGTATTTTTCCTTATTCAAAAAGGGCTGGAAAAATTCGAACGCTCCGACATTTCATATGCGCCGATGATCGTGTTTTTCTCGGCTTTCACCGTGCAGCTGTTTTCCTACGCAGTGGCTGCAGAGCTGACGTGGTATACGCTGATGCTTGCCGGAGTGGAATCCGCACTCAGCTTTATCCTGACGCTGATTTTCGTGCAAGCCATTCCCGTTTTTACGCTTACCCGCAAAAACTACCACTTGAAAAACGAAGAAGTCATCTGTTTGATCATCTTGCTCGCCTCGGTCATGACCGGTACGGTCGGGTGGATGATCGGCAGCGTTACGCTCGAGCACGTGCTCTCCAGATATTTGATTTTGCTGTTCGCCCTGGTCGGCGGGGCGCCTTTAGGAGCATCGGTGGGCGTTATTACCGGGCTTATTTTGAGCCTGGCCAATGCGAATGCGATCTACCAGATGAGTTTGCTCGCCTTTGCGGGCATGCTGGCGGGACTGCTGAAGGAAGGCAATCGCTGGGCGGTGGCGATCGGGATGATGCTTGGCTCCTCCATCCTGTCAGTCTATATCGGCAGCCAGGCCGACATCATGCAGTCGATGTGGGAGTCGGGCTTCGCCGTGCTGATGTTTTTGCTGACGCCCCGCAGCATGATCCAGATGCTGGCCAAATACGTGCCGGGAACGCAGGAAAACTTGAAGTCTCAACATGATTATGCCAAACGGGTGCGGGATATTACCGCCAGCCGTGTGCAGCAGTTTTCCGAAGTGTTCCGTCAGCTGTCGCGCAGCTTCAAACAAATTACCGCAGATACCCAGCCTGTGCAAAAGGAAGAGGAAGTCGGCCATTTCATGAACTCCGTCGCCGAACGTTCCTGCGCCGGCTGCCGCAAGCGCGGAACGTGCTGGGATCAGCGTTTTTACCATACATACAAGCTGATGACCGATATGATGACCGAGGTGGAGCTGAACCCGGCACTAACCGTACGAGAGCTCAATCCCGATTGGAAAAAAGCATGCATCAAACCCGATCAAGTGCTGAATGTGATGAAGCAGCAGTACGATTTGTACAAGAACGACCAGCACTGGAAAAAACAAATCATCGACAGCCGGCAGCTCGTGGCGGACCAGTTGTCCGGCGTGTCGCAGGTCATGGAAGATCTCGCGAAGGAGATTCAGCGGGAAGGCCAGGAGCTCTTCCTGCAGGAAGAGCAGATCCGCCACTCTTTGGAGGAGCTCGGCCTCTCCATCCACAGCATCGACATCATCAGCCTCGACGAAGGCAACGTCGAAATCGAGATCGTCCATCAATATACGCGGGGATTTGATGAATGTCGCAAAATCATCGCACCGCTGCTTTCCGAAATTCTCGGCGAGCATATTGCCGTCAAGGACGAGCAGCCGCTCGCCAAGCGGCAGGGCTACAGCACGGTCGTCTTCGGCTCCGCCAAGGAATACGAGATCGAGACGGGCGTTGCCGGGGCGGCCAAAGGCGGCGAGCTGCTGTCCGGCGACAGCTTCAGCACCGTCGAGCTCGGCAACGGCAAATTCGCCGTCGCATTATCCGACGGGATGGGCAACGGCGAACGCGCCCGCGCGGAAAGCAGCACGGCGCTCACGATCCTGCAGCAGCTGCTGCAGTCCGGTATGGACGAGAAGCTCGCGATCAAATCGGTCAACTCGGTGCTGATGCTGCGTTCGTCCGATGAGGTTTATGCGACGGTGGATGTGGCGCTGATCGACCAATACAATGCACATACGACGTTTTTGAAAATCGGCTCGACGCCGAGCTTCATCAAACGCGGCAGCGAGGTGCTGCCGATCACCGCGAACAACCTGCCGGTGGGCATCGTCGACGATATCGACGTCGATCTGGTCAGCTTGCCGCTGCAATCCGGCGATATGCTGATCATGATGACTGACGGCATTTACGATGCACCGGGACATGCCGTCAACAAGGAGATGTGGATGAAGAGGGTGATTCAGGAGATCGATGCGGAGTCCCCGCAGGATTTTGCCGACGTGCTGCTTGAGCGGGTCGTACGCCAGCATCACGGGGAAATTGTCGACGATATGACGGTGATCGTAGCGAAGGTAGAGAAGTATAAGCCGGAATGGGCGACGTTCCGCTGGCCGGGAATGACGAAAATCGAGCGGCCGAAAACCGTCAGCTAA
- a CDS encoding FtsB family cell division protein, which translates to MPASPARSTKTAKQQPAKGRRLMKLPTLIMVCAVTWGAINFWNQIGKLNDRHQQVSALEHKLDEVRQMNDETKREVARLNDNEYIEQILRKNYGFVKPGETLFYRPKTTK; encoded by the coding sequence ATGCCCGCTTCTCCGGCCAGATCCACAAAAACCGCAAAGCAGCAGCCCGCCAAAGGCAGACGTTTGATGAAGCTCCCTACGCTGATCATGGTTTGCGCGGTTACTTGGGGGGCTATCAACTTCTGGAACCAAATCGGCAAGCTGAACGATCGGCATCAGCAGGTAAGCGCACTCGAGCATAAACTTGACGAAGTCAGGCAAATGAACGACGAGACGAAACGGGAAGTGGCCCGTCTGAACGATAACGAATACATAGAGCAAATACTTCGCAAAAATTACGGTTTCGTCAAGCCGGGAGAGACGTTATTTTATAGGCCGAAAACGACAAAATAA
- the spoVT gene encoding stage V sporulation protein T, whose product MKATGIVRRIDDLGRVVIPKEIRRTLRIREGDPLEIFVDRDGEVILKKYSPIGELGDFAKEYAESLYESTGHITMISDRDTIIAVAGGAKKDYLDKQIGALVETCMDNRKASIESGSGQFDIVKDTSETYSSYVIAPIVAGGDPIGSVILISKEEGVKMGQMEQKMAETAAGFLAKQMEQ is encoded by the coding sequence ATGAAAGCAACTGGAATCGTTCGCCGTATCGACGATTTGGGCAGAGTCGTTATTCCGAAGGAGATTCGCCGCACCTTGCGCATCCGTGAGGGCGATCCGCTGGAAATTTTCGTAGACCGTGACGGAGAAGTTATTTTGAAAAAATATTCTCCCATCGGCGAGCTCGGCGACTTCGCCAAAGAATACGCCGAATCGTTGTACGAGAGCACTGGCCATATTACGATGATTTCCGACCGGGATACCATCATTGCCGTCGCCGGAGGGGCGAAAAAGGATTATTTGGACAAGCAAATCGGCGCTTTGGTGGAGACGTGTATGGACAACCGCAAGGCTTCCATAGAAAGCGGCTCCGGGCAGTTCGATATCGTCAAGGATACTTCCGAAACCTACAGCTCTTACGTCATCGCTCCTATTGTCGCGGGCGGGGACCCGATCGGTTCGGTTATTTTGATCAGCAAGGAAGAAGGCGTTAAGATGGGGCAAATGGAGCAAAAAATGGCGGAAACCGCAGCCGGCTTCCTGGCCAAGCAGATGGAGCAATAA